One Polaribacter sp. SA4-12 genomic window carries:
- a CDS encoding endo-1,4-beta-xylanase, translating to MTYKKINSTIFIVLFFSSAFFIQSCSTPKKVLENNILSNKVDFKQYKTNNILVGATLNHYELNTKKEELFLKDFKYLTPANAAKQSRVHPQPNKWNWTIIDDFISFANKHKLAVRLHGPMSPQASKWAKQDHRTAKELETNLIEFTTAFAKRFNNEKSVVWMDVVNETILSNGKWFGPKEGTNKWENPWLKIGLDENGFPLYILKAFEIATKHATNIKLVYNQNSGMDAIMWDKVKETILYIRSKGYRVDGIGWQAHLLLGAKRKDFVDNTDETMRKLGGLIDWAHQNNLAFHITELDYLVKTKDLNKKESERKIQKRVYQKIIDVLVEKSKNGEVTINLWDVGERLKKGTGVFQSIYDEDFKPTPAYDVIKQLISN from the coding sequence ATGACTTATAAAAAAATAAATTCTACAATCTTTATTGTTCTATTCTTTAGTAGTGCTTTTTTTATTCAGTCGTGTTCAACTCCTAAAAAAGTTTTAGAAAACAATATTTTAAGTAATAAGGTTGATTTTAAACAGTACAAAACCAATAACATTTTGGTTGGCGCAACTTTAAATCATTATGAATTAAACACAAAAAAAGAAGAGCTTTTTTTAAAGGATTTTAAATATTTAACTCCAGCAAATGCAGCAAAACAAAGTAGAGTTCATCCGCAACCAAACAAATGGAATTGGACAATAATAGATGACTTTATATCTTTTGCAAACAAACATAAACTTGCTGTAAGATTACACGGGCCAATGAGTCCTCAAGCATCTAAATGGGCAAAACAAGACCATAGAACTGCAAAAGAATTAGAAACTAATTTAATAGAATTTACAACTGCTTTTGCCAAACGTTTTAACAATGAAAAATCTGTTGTTTGGATGGATGTTGTAAACGAAACCATCCTTTCTAATGGAAAATGGTTTGGACCAAAAGAAGGTACAAACAAATGGGAAAATCCTTGGTTAAAAATTGGTTTAGATGAAAACGGATTTCCATTATACATATTAAAAGCTTTTGAAATTGCTACAAAACACGCAACAAATATAAAACTGGTTTACAACCAAAATTCAGGTATGGATGCTATAATGTGGGACAAAGTAAAAGAAACAATTTTATATATCCGTTCTAAAGGATACAGAGTAGATGGTATTGGTTGGCAAGCACATTTATTATTAGGCGCAAAACGTAAAGATTTTGTAGACAATACTGATGAAACAATGCGTAAGTTGGGAGGATTAATTGATTGGGCACATCAAAATAATTTGGCATTTCATATTACTGAATTAGATTATTTAGTGAAGACTAAAGATCTCAATAAAAAAGAATCTGAACGCAAGATTCAGAAAAGAGTGTATCAAAAAATAATTGATGTTTTAGTTGAGAAAAGTAAAAATGGAGAAGTAACAATTAATCTTTGGGATGTTGGTGAAAGATTAAAAAAAGGAACAGGTGTTTTTCAGTCTATTTATGATGAAGATTTTAAACCAACTCCAGCTTATGATGTAATAAAACAATTGATTTCGAATTAA
- a CDS encoding T9SS type A sorting domain-containing protein — translation MKFTLNLLYRKVNLVVLTVIISLSLSTNSQTITTSLKTEVTDVSDLDIGFNRRSDKGTWWTDNSFKTLVSEMNPDVVRYPGGTQANYWDWRTGKFLDNTDKTWNNKEVLKIPEFVNVLPNRTKIVYVVNMARPTPNTGISVTANEQTLKSTATLNLKIDDMISAINKFKEAGKMPFAVELGNEFYFGNEESGIFHIVENGGFYYSGWNAANNAPIKSNDKKEATVVNAKFYLQQCKTIVSKLKTEFPTLKFALTTTKEETNAAARERWNTTIFNELQNNSNFSALKNDIYAVTQHHYLNDKYGVQTVISDNSSSKVAISEGIKYPNDKISDYNLVPNNYKIWYTEFGEVKEIAEETWASAIRYGTFIYGWLSLGDKVGQLDWHYISDNNVVKIGSPMKLAPVGIAAKIVSKAFADMEQMQEINFTNNPISVSNVNSLYGLKFKNDKKETVLIINTSNSDFSQVDFNNLFSYSGQQKMTQYYSNVPHISNVSEGSSNIKSILANVTNSTSIKNFSLTVIESENTALSTDNELKDIISIYPNPVKDILIIQSKNEVKSVSIIDLSGKIILQVESFKDSQINLKSIKSGIYILTLETTKGFVHQKIVKL, via the coding sequence ATGAAATTTACTTTAAACCTTTTATATAGAAAGGTAAACTTAGTTGTTCTCACGGTCATAATTAGTCTTTCTCTAAGCACAAATTCTCAAACCATTACCACTTCATTAAAAACTGAAGTTACTGATGTTTCTGATTTAGATATTGGATTTAACAGACGTTCTGATAAAGGAACTTGGTGGACAGACAATTCATTTAAAACATTGGTTTCAGAAATGAATCCTGATGTGGTAAGATATCCAGGAGGTACACAAGCTAATTATTGGGATTGGAGAACAGGAAAATTTTTAGATAATACAGATAAGACTTGGAATAATAAAGAAGTACTTAAAATTCCAGAATTTGTAAACGTTTTACCAAACAGAACTAAAATTGTGTATGTGGTAAATATGGCAAGACCAACTCCAAATACAGGGATTTCTGTTACCGCAAATGAGCAAACTTTAAAAAGTACAGCAACACTAAACTTAAAAATAGACGATATGATATCGGCAATAAACAAGTTTAAAGAAGCTGGTAAAATGCCTTTTGCAGTAGAATTAGGTAATGAATTTTATTTTGGAAATGAAGAAAGTGGAATTTTTCATATTGTAGAAAATGGAGGGTTTTATTATTCTGGTTGGAATGCAGCAAATAATGCGCCCATTAAATCAAATGATAAAAAAGAAGCCACAGTTGTAAATGCAAAATTCTATTTACAACAATGTAAAACGATTGTAAGTAAGTTAAAAACTGAATTTCCTACGTTAAAATTTGCGCTAACAACTACAAAAGAAGAAACAAATGCTGCAGCAAGAGAAAGATGGAATACTACAATCTTTAATGAATTACAAAATAATTCTAATTTTTCTGCTCTAAAAAATGATATTTATGCAGTAACTCAGCATCATTATTTAAATGATAAATATGGTGTGCAAACTGTAATTTCAGATAATTCTTCATCTAAAGTTGCAATCTCTGAAGGAATTAAATATCCAAATGATAAAATATCAGATTATAATTTAGTCCCTAATAATTATAAAATTTGGTATACAGAATTTGGCGAAGTAAAAGAAATTGCTGAAGAAACTTGGGCATCTGCTATAAGATATGGAACATTTATTTATGGTTGGTTATCTTTAGGTGATAAAGTTGGGCAATTAGATTGGCATTATATTTCTGATAATAATGTTGTTAAAATTGGTTCTCCGATGAAGTTAGCGCCAGTAGGAATCGCTGCTAAAATTGTTTCAAAAGCTTTTGCAGATATGGAGCAAATGCAAGAAATTAATTTCACAAATAACCCAATTTCAGTGAGTAATGTAAACTCTTTGTACGGTCTTAAATTTAAAAATGATAAAAAAGAAACGGTATTAATTATTAATACTAGCAATTCTGATTTTTCTCAGGTAGATTTTAATAATTTATTCAGTTATTCTGGGCAACAAAAAATGACACAGTATTATTCTAACGTTCCTCATATTTCTAATGTTTCTGAAGGTAGCAGTAATATTAAATCAATTTTAGCAAACGTTACAAATTCAACAAGTATTAAAAATTTCTCTTTAACTGTTATTGAATCAGAAAATACAGCACTTTCTACTGATAATGAACTAAAAGATATCATCTCTATTTACCCAAATCCTGTAAAAGACATTCTAATTATTCAATCTAAAAATGAGGTAAAATCTGTTTCAATAATTGATTTATCAGGTAAAATTATTTTACAAGTTGAAAGCTTTAAGGATTCACAAATCAATTTAAAATCAATAAAATCGGGTATTTATATTCTAACTTTAGAAACCACAAAAGGTTTTGTTCATCAGAAAATAGTTAAACTTTAA
- a CDS encoding sulfatase, with the protein MKKSILFFTLCFSVLAFGQNKPNILIIHTDDLGYHDLSFTGSQLYDTPSIDKLAKEAVSFTNAYSSYPRCTPSRYAMLTGTYPVNENKGWLGGIPKEKNFIKQFNNAGYNTSYVGKWHIGNGDSAPDKFGFSHIYAAGEAGGIASRHYPFNITVKGKKGKYIVPNVQEDGKEGDYASDLLTNATIKFIKNTPKDKPFLAVLAYYAVHTPIEAKPKDEARNKEQLKNIDFGNTPEYIKEGEGRRKMRQDDAAYAGMVENVDENVGRILQTLKDLGIDENTIIVFSSDHGGLSNDGNKNERHLATTNLPLKAGKGHLYEGGIRVPLFIKWTKELKPKVDDKSIVIGMDIFPTLLDLAIDKKVDGIDGESYAKVLKGKDCWEDRTVFWISKKARPHSTGDSKAAVVRSGDYKLMQFLGTDKVEVYNLIKDIGEENDVSKSNPKKTAELLTLLKDWKKAYLIPEKLKITNPNKQKGKNNKNKKKK; encoded by the coding sequence ATGAAAAAAAGTATCTTATTTTTTACACTCTGCTTTTCTGTTTTGGCTTTTGGTCAGAACAAACCAAACATCTTAATTATTCATACAGATGATTTAGGGTATCATGATTTAAGCTTTACAGGTTCTCAATTATATGATACTCCAAGCATAGACAAATTAGCAAAAGAAGCGGTTTCTTTTACAAACGCTTATAGTAGTTATCCTCGTTGTACACCTTCTCGTTATGCAATGCTTACAGGAACCTATCCTGTAAACGAAAATAAAGGTTGGCTTGGTGGCATACCAAAAGAAAAGAACTTTATAAAGCAGTTTAACAATGCTGGTTATAACACTTCTTACGTTGGTAAATGGCATATTGGTAATGGAGATAGTGCCCCAGATAAATTTGGATTTTCTCATATTTATGCTGCTGGTGAAGCAGGTGGAATTGCATCTCGCCATTATCCTTTTAATATTACAGTCAAAGGCAAAAAGGGTAAATATATTGTTCCGAATGTACAAGAAGATGGAAAAGAAGGAGATTATGCATCAGATTTATTAACAAATGCTACTATTAAATTCATAAAAAACACACCTAAAGACAAACCTTTTTTAGCTGTTTTGGCATATTATGCTGTTCACACGCCTATTGAGGCAAAGCCAAAAGATGAAGCAAGAAATAAAGAACAATTAAAAAATATTGACTTCGGAAACACCCCTGAATATATTAAAGAAGGTGAAGGAAGAAGAAAAATGAGACAAGATGATGCTGCTTATGCTGGTATGGTTGAAAATGTTGATGAAAATGTTGGACGAATTTTACAAACACTGAAAGATTTAGGAATTGATGAAAATACAATCATCGTTTTTTCTTCTGATCACGGAGGATTATCAAATGATGGAAATAAAAATGAACGTCATTTAGCAACTACAAACTTACCTTTAAAAGCAGGCAAAGGTCATTTATATGAAGGTGGAATTCGTGTTCCATTATTTATCAAATGGACAAAAGAATTGAAGCCGAAAGTTGATGATAAATCAATAGTTATTGGTATGGATATTTTTCCAACACTTTTAGATTTAGCTATTGATAAAAAAGTTGATGGAATTGATGGTGAAAGTTATGCAAAAGTTTTAAAAGGAAAAGATTGTTGGGAAGATAGAACTGTTTTTTGGATATCTAAAAAAGCAAGACCTCATAGCACTGGAGATAGTAAAGCTGCAGTTGTAAGATCTGGAGATTACAAGTTGATGCAGTTTTTAGGAACGGATAAAGTAGAAGTATACAATCTAATAAAAGATATTGGAGAAGAAAATGACGTGTCTAAATCCAATCCAAAGAAAACAGCAGAACTATTAACACTTCTTAAAGATTGGAAAAAAGCGTACTTAATTCCTGAAAAATTAAAAATTACAAATCCGAATAAACAGAAAGGGAAGAATAATAAGAACAAAAAGAAAAAATAA
- a CDS encoding sulfatase codes for MKLKLTIIASLVIATIISCKTQQTNSSNNKNKVVSTVSNTAKKNILFIAIDDLKPLLSNYGETQMITPNFDRLSKLGMTFTNAHVQYAVCGASRASVMTGTNPDTNKVWDLHTDFRESAPNLVSMPEHLINQGYESTGSGKIYHIPSAAKGHDGKTWSIPHQMPKNYDPKYGEPALAYYQNPETKKEIARLTAEAEAKGLKRGKIRSYVFKRFKPSTESADVSDTAYNDGLYTQTALKQLESLENGNKPWFLAVGYQKPHLPFVAPKKYWDLYDRAKIELAPFQQLSEGTPKFAFHSFGEIRAFSDIDSKLKIGDKIPEAKQRELIHGYMACISYIDAQIGILLDNLEKRNILDETVIVLWGDHGFHLGDHTEWCKHSNFEQATRIPFMFAGPGVAKNQKSHHPVNLVDLFPTIFDLAGVKQHPQTDGKSLVNLLDSNSKTTVEMDYAYHQYMRGSRMGYAIRTDRFRYTEWHGKNYRSSDNYYTSEIVGRELYDYEKDPLETRNLVKDKEYTAVVDELKSKLKNHLTQK; via the coding sequence ATGAAATTAAAATTAACGATTATAGCTTCTTTGGTAATTGCAACAATAATAAGTTGTAAAACGCAACAAACGAACTCATCAAATAATAAAAATAAAGTTGTTTCTACAGTATCTAATACAGCTAAAAAGAACATACTTTTTATAGCTATTGATGATTTAAAACCTTTGCTTTCTAATTATGGAGAGACTCAAATGATAACTCCAAATTTTGATAGATTATCAAAGTTAGGAATGACATTTACAAATGCACACGTGCAATATGCAGTTTGTGGTGCGTCAAGAGCAAGTGTCATGACAGGGACAAATCCTGATACAAACAAGGTTTGGGATTTACATACAGATTTTAGAGAATCTGCTCCAAATTTAGTTTCTATGCCAGAACATTTAATTAATCAAGGTTATGAAAGTACTGGATCTGGTAAAATATATCACATTCCTTCAGCAGCAAAAGGACATGATGGAAAAACTTGGAGTATTCCTCATCAAATGCCTAAAAATTATGACCCAAAATATGGAGAACCTGCTTTAGCATATTACCAAAATCCTGAAACTAAAAAGGAAATTGCAAGACTAACAGCAGAGGCAGAAGCTAAAGGATTAAAAAGAGGGAAAATAAGAAGTTACGTTTTTAAAAGATTTAAACCTTCAACAGAAAGTGCAGATGTAAGTGATACTGCTTATAATGATGGTTTGTATACACAAACAGCTTTGAAGCAATTAGAGAGTTTAGAAAACGGAAATAAACCTTGGTTTTTAGCAGTGGGTTATCAAAAACCACATTTACCGTTCGTTGCTCCAAAAAAATATTGGGATTTATATGATAGAGCTAAAATTGAATTGGCTCCTTTTCAGCAATTATCAGAAGGAACACCAAAGTTTGCGTTTCACTCCTTTGGAGAAATTAGAGCATTCTCTGATATAGATAGTAAACTAAAAATTGGTGATAAGATTCCTGAAGCAAAACAACGTGAATTAATACATGGTTACATGGCTTGTATTTCATACATAGATGCTCAAATAGGAATTTTATTAGACAATTTAGAAAAAAGAAATATTTTAGATGAGACTGTAATTGTTCTTTGGGGAGATCATGGTTTTCATTTAGGAGATCATACAGAATGGTGTAAACATTCTAATTTTGAGCAAGCAACAAGAATTCCTTTTATGTTTGCTGGACCAGGAGTTGCTAAAAATCAGAAGAGTCATCATCCGGTTAATTTAGTAGATTTATTTCCTACAATATTTGACTTAGCAGGAGTTAAACAACACCCTCAAACTGATGGAAAATCTTTAGTGAATTTATTAGATTCAAATTCTAAAACAACTGTTGAAATGGATTATGCATATCATCAATATATGAGAGGTTCAAGAATGGGTTATGCAATTAGAACAGATAGATTTAGATATACAGAATGGCATGGTAAAAACTATAGAAGTTCAGATAATTATTATACTTCTGAAATTGTTGGAAGAGAATTGTATGATTATGAGAAAGATCCTTTAGAAACACGAAACCTTGTAAAAGATAAAGAATATACTGCTGTGGTTGATGAATTAAAAAGTAAATTAAAAAATCATTTAACCCAAAAGTAA
- a CDS encoding sulfatase family protein, giving the protein MKDHILKSIYLSLIVLFFVGCKTENKKTAISEKKKPNIVFFIADDMYPWMFNNTAEGKDKDGKPLNLTPTLDRMAAEGVWLEKMKVVSPVCTPSRYNSLTGNYASRAKNEAFTGFTEVNDGQTVIQWNSYIAPGEKTMGTYFQDLGYKTGFVGKNHIIESLSQVGDGGEKPELDADPNDPKVLEGLEYRYKELQKDIKKSGFDYADKLYHNNPNWLGIRALAYQNMDWIAEGGVEFIDKYKEDPFLLYIASTLPHAPLQPKVSWQADRRITPKGILKNAPTVLPQPPVKSLQERIKKAGYEGTSRENILWLDDAVTALFNKLEKEGVLDNTIVVFFNDHGQNFKGTLYEGGVNSQAFIWKKGGFKVGSKMTNPVSNVDFLPTLLDLAGDTKHKDSFDGKSFKSALEGKEFAGRTSMYHELGYARAVVKDGFKYYAVRYPKWATDYTLEQRKDTLAKYTKFRESFGEHAISDNPKDPYGQLEMVPGGGGAEHNAYLNHPNFTASDQLYDLKNDPEEKNNLFNDPKYAEQLKMLKAELNSYISSLPGKFDI; this is encoded by the coding sequence ATGAAAGACCATATTTTAAAATCTATTTATTTAAGTTTAATTGTTTTATTCTTTGTTGGCTGTAAAACTGAAAACAAAAAAACAGCAATTAGTGAAAAAAAGAAACCAAATATTGTCTTTTTTATTGCTGATGATATGTATCCGTGGATGTTTAATAATACTGCTGAGGGAAAAGATAAAGACGGAAAGCCTTTAAATTTAACGCCTACCTTAGACAGAATGGCTGCAGAAGGTGTTTGGTTAGAAAAGATGAAAGTAGTTTCGCCTGTTTGTACTCCAAGTAGATATAATTCTTTAACAGGAAATTATGCAAGTAGAGCTAAAAACGAAGCTTTTACTGGTTTTACAGAAGTAAATGATGGTCAAACTGTAATACAGTGGAATTCTTATATTGCTCCTGGTGAAAAAACAATGGGAACTTACTTTCAAGATTTAGGTTATAAAACTGGTTTTGTAGGTAAAAATCATATTATAGAAAGTTTATCTCAAGTTGGAGATGGAGGAGAAAAACCTGAATTAGATGCAGATCCAAATGATCCAAAAGTTCTTGAAGGTTTAGAATATAGATATAAGGAGTTACAAAAAGATATAAAAAAATCTGGATTTGATTATGCGGATAAATTATATCACAACAATCCAAATTGGTTAGGCATAAGAGCGTTAGCTTATCAAAATATGGATTGGATTGCAGAAGGTGGTGTAGAATTTATAGATAAGTATAAAGAAGATCCTTTTTTGCTTTACATTGCATCAACATTACCTCATGCACCACTGCAACCAAAAGTTTCTTGGCAAGCAGACAGAAGAATTACACCTAAAGGGATTTTAAAAAATGCACCAACTGTTTTACCTCAGCCTCCAGTAAAATCTTTACAAGAAAGAATAAAGAAAGCTGGTTATGAAGGAACAAGCAGAGAAAATATTTTATGGTTAGATGATGCAGTAACTGCGTTGTTTAATAAATTAGAAAAAGAAGGGGTTTTAGACAATACAATTGTTGTTTTCTTTAATGATCATGGTCAAAATTTTAAAGGAACTTTATATGAAGGTGGTGTAAATTCGCAAGCTTTTATTTGGAAAAAAGGAGGATTTAAAGTTGGTAGTAAAATGACAAACCCGGTATCTAATGTAGATTTTTTACCTACGCTTTTAGATTTGGCCGGAGATACAAAACATAAAGATAGTTTTGATGGAAAAAGTTTTAAATCTGCTTTAGAAGGAAAAGAATTTGCAGGAAGAACTTCTATGTATCACGAATTAGGATATGCAAGAGCAGTTGTAAAAGATGGTTTTAAATATTATGCAGTAAGGTATCCAAAATGGGCAACAGATTATACTTTGGAACAACGTAAAGATACTTTAGCAAAATACACAAAATTCAGAGAATCTTTTGGTGAACATGCAATTTCAGATAATCCAAAAGATCCTTATGGTCAATTAGAAATGGTTCCTGGTGGTGGAGGAGCAGAACACAATGCTTATTTGAATCATCCTAACTTTACAGCTTCTGATCAATTATATGATTTAAAAAATGATCCTGAAGAGAAAAATAATTTATTTAATGATCCAAAATATGCTGAACAATTAAAAATGTTGAAAGCAGAATTAAATTCTTACATTTCATCTTTACCTGGTAAATTTGATATTTAA
- a CDS encoding glycoside hydrolase family 5 protein, with translation MRSILLVLMILMSCNSKKTSIKNKENNRKEATVVSKNGALSVNGNQIVNSKDEAVSFAGNSLFWSNDYYRGNGFYNKNVVQHLKTDWNSTIIRIPMTSDPDIHDSYLFDKETNQTKLETVVDACLELGLYVIIDWHSHKAEDNEKEAIEFFTKMATKYSKHPNIIYEIYNEPLKVSWDTVIKPYAEKVIAAIRKIDPDNIIVVGTPKWSQDVDNASENPIKGYKNIAYTLHFYAASHNQWLMNKAQKALDNGVALIVTEWGSVMADGGGKADPESTRKWMEFMKKNNLTHCNWSINNKDEGASALKPTADISGNWSDEDLTESGKLAKKYIMNW, from the coding sequence ATGAGAAGTATCCTTTTAGTTTTAATGATTCTTATGAGTTGTAACTCAAAAAAAACATCAATAAAGAATAAAGAAAATAATAGAAAAGAAGCAACTGTGGTTTCAAAAAATGGTGCTTTATCTGTAAATGGAAATCAAATTGTAAACAGTAAAGATGAAGCCGTAAGTTTTGCAGGAAACAGTTTATTTTGGTCTAATGACTATTATAGAGGAAATGGTTTTTATAATAAAAATGTAGTTCAACATTTAAAAACTGATTGGAATTCAACCATTATTAGAATACCAATGACTTCAGATCCAGATATTCACGATAGTTATCTTTTTGACAAGGAAACAAATCAAACTAAATTAGAAACTGTTGTTGATGCTTGTTTAGAATTAGGCTTGTACGTAATTATAGATTGGCACAGTCATAAAGCGGAAGACAACGAAAAAGAAGCCATTGAATTCTTTACCAAAATGGCGACTAAATATAGTAAGCACCCAAATATTATTTATGAAATATATAATGAACCTTTAAAAGTTTCTTGGGATACTGTTATAAAACCTTACGCCGAAAAGGTGATTGCAGCAATTCGTAAAATCGATCCAGATAATATTATTGTAGTTGGTACACCAAAATGGTCTCAAGATGTTGATAACGCTTCAGAAAACCCAATAAAAGGATATAAAAACATTGCTTACACGCTACATTTTTATGCAGCTTCTCATAACCAATGGTTAATGAATAAAGCACAAAAAGCACTTGATAATGGTGTTGCTTTAATTGTTACAGAATGGGGAAGTGTTATGGCTGATGGAGGAGGAAAAGCAGACCCAGAATCTACAAGAAAATGGATGGAATTTATGAAGAAAAACAATCTTACACATTGTAATTGGTCAATTAATAATAAAGACGAAGGGGCTTCTGCATTAAAACCAACAGCAGACATTTCTGGAAATTGGTCTGATGAAGATTTAACGGAATCTGGTAAATTAGCGAAAAAGTATATAATGAATTGGTAA
- a CDS encoding T9SS type A sorting domain-containing protein, whose translation MNKVTFFLSLVYFLFFNSITAQNILHVATIGSDSSGNGSESNPYKTLQKAEQKVKAGDTVYVHTGTYRNSDFNDGDIWGGENLLKITANGTATNYITFKPFPGDVVILEFDATYGVLIKDSSYLIFEGFDIKGISDNITQTEADDAWGLYIDKNDGQVYNLEDEIGISYPNPSPYKRGDDIPKISKNLTKPSYFSGKGIVANNSHHIIIRNNIVRETPGSGIRSNGSDYVTIANNEVYNCTFYTTAGSGAVTVAEAKVIPENDLFEGVKIILEKNYIHHNENRMVSYASSKDFLHFVIDEGTGLFLTRNLTYNHGYIQISNNISSYNGASGIVVHFTERVIVEHNTVFKNGTTNDSSAGGIGINNTDKLTIRNNISYAEPNHWAIGTLANPNTSLTVANNLVYNEDGSESISRNISTGWTEENPLFEDSVNGDFSLKSTSPAIDNGSTDGTQTTDYFGNNRDTSPDIGAIEFGSVLGIKDEDKLDAIQMYPNPTKSLLNINIKDANLEKGKIEIFDISGRLIQSKLITKDWIQLDLKGPIGIYVIKIQNNNSIIIKKVVKQ comes from the coding sequence ATGAATAAAGTAACCTTCTTTTTATCATTAGTATATTTTCTTTTTTTTAATTCAATAACTGCTCAAAATATTTTACATGTAGCAACAATTGGATCAGATTCTTCTGGAAATGGATCAGAATCTAATCCTTACAAAACATTGCAAAAAGCAGAACAAAAAGTAAAAGCTGGTGATACTGTTTATGTACATACAGGAACTTACAGAAATAGTGATTTTAATGATGGTGATATTTGGGGAGGAGAAAACTTATTAAAAATAACTGCAAATGGTACAGCTACTAATTACATTACATTTAAACCATTTCCTGGTGATGTTGTGATTTTAGAGTTTGATGCTACTTATGGAGTTTTAATAAAAGATTCATCTTATTTAATTTTTGAAGGTTTTGATATAAAAGGAATCTCAGATAATATTACACAGACTGAAGCAGATGATGCCTGGGGATTGTATATTGATAAAAATGACGGACAAGTTTATAATTTAGAGGATGAAATAGGCATAAGTTATCCAAATCCAAGTCCATATAAAAGAGGTGATGACATCCCTAAAATTTCTAAAAACCTTACAAAACCAAGTTATTTTTCTGGAAAAGGGATTGTTGCAAATAATTCGCATCATATTATTATTAGAAACAATATTGTTAGAGAAACTCCTGGTTCTGGTATTAGATCTAATGGTAGCGATTATGTAACAATTGCAAATAACGAGGTGTATAATTGCACTTTTTATACAACAGCAGGCTCAGGGGCTGTTACAGTTGCGGAGGCAAAAGTTATTCCTGAAAATGATTTGTTTGAAGGTGTTAAAATAATTCTTGAGAAGAATTATATACATCACAATGAAAACAGAATGGTTTCTTATGCGTCTTCAAAAGATTTTTTACATTTTGTTATTGATGAAGGTACAGGTTTGTTTTTAACTAGAAATCTAACATATAATCACGGTTATATACAGATTTCAAACAATATTTCATCTTATAATGGAGCATCAGGAATTGTAGTTCATTTTACAGAAAGAGTAATTGTAGAGCACAATACCGTTTTTAAAAATGGGACTACCAATGATAGTTCAGCAGGTGGAATAGGAATCAATAATACAGATAAACTAACAATTAGAAATAATATTTCTTACGCAGAACCAAATCACTGGGCAATTGGTACGTTAGCGAATCCGAATACAAGTCTAACAGTGGCTAATAACCTAGTTTATAATGAAGATGGTTCAGAAAGTATAAGTAGAAATATTTCTACAGGTTGGACAGAAGAAAATCCCTTGTTTGAAGATTCAGTAAATGGTGATTTCTCATTAAAATCGACTTCTCCAGCAATAGATAATGGTTCTACTGACGGAACCCAAACGACAGATTATTTTGGAAATAATAGAGATACATCACCAGATATTGGAGCGATAGAATTTGGTTCAGTGTTGGGGATTAAAGATGAAGATAAATTAGATGCTATTCAAATGTATCCAAACCCAACAAAATCTTTGTTAAACATTAATATTAAAGATGCAAATCTTGAAAAAGGGAAAATTGAAATTTTTGATATATCAGGAAGATTGATTCAGTCAAAGTTAATCACAAAAGATTGGATACAATTAGACTTGAAAGGCCCAATAGGTATATATGTAATAAAAATACAAAACAACAATTCTATAATTATTAAGAAAGTAGTAAAACAATAA